One window of Arvicola amphibius chromosome 6, mArvAmp1.2, whole genome shotgun sequence genomic DNA carries:
- the LOC119817285 gene encoding cellulose-complementing protein-like, which produces MGQSLTTPLSLTLQHWRDVQDFANNQSVEVRKRRWVTFCSSEWPTFNVGWPRDGTFDLNIISQVKAKMMDPGPHGHPDQVAYIVTWGAMAYDPPPWIKPFVPPKPPLPPSAPTLPPPVPSSPAGPPTRSSLYPTLTDPSKTKPPPPQVLPAGDDLLIDLLTEDPPPYREQALPPQAADSTEGGEGPVVPPPAAPSPMAARLRGRRDQQLVEDFTSSQAFPLRTGGNGQLQYWPFSSSDLYNWKNNNSPFSEDPVRLTALIESVLITHQPTWGDCQQLLQTLLTSEERQRVLLEARKAVRGADGRLTQLPNKIDAAFPLERPNWDFSTQEGRNHLTLYRQLLIAGLQGAGRRPTNLAKVKQVLQGPGETPSAFLERLKEAYRRYTPYDPEDPGQETSVAMSFIWQSAPDIKRRLKRLENLRENSLRDLVKEAERIYNKRETPEKR; this is translated from the coding sequence ATGGGACAGTCCTTAACTACCCCTTTGAGTCTGACTTTACAGCACTGGAGGGACGTCCAGGACTTTGCGAACAACCAGTCCGTGGAAGTCCGGAAGAGGCGTTGGGTTACTTTCTGTTCATCTGAATGGCCCACATTTAATGTGGGCTGGCCAAGGGATGGTACATTCGACCTTAATATTATCTCGCAGGTCAAAGCCAAAATGATGGACCCCGGCCCTCATGGGCACCCAGACCAGGTGGCCTATATCGTGACCTGGGGGGCAATGGCCTACGATCCACCACCCTGGATTaagccttttgtccctcccaaACCCCCACTTCCTCCATCTGCTCCCACCTTACCCCCTCCAGTCCCCTCCTCTCCAGCAGGACCCCCAACCCGCTCGTCTCTATATCCAACCCTTACTGACCCTTCAAAAACCAAACCTCCCCCTCCGCAGGTCCTGCCCGCAGGAGATGACTTGCTAATAGACCTCCTCACGGAGGACCCCCCTCCCTACCGAGAACAGGCCCTCCCGCCTCAGGCAGCAGACTCGACCGAGGGAGGCGAGGGACCTGTCGTGCCACCTCCTGCTGCCCCATCCCCCATGGCGGCCCGCTTGAGGGGACGGCGGGACCAACAGTTGGTCGAGGATTTCACTTCCTCTCAGGCATTCCCTCTTCGGACCGGAGGAAATGGCCAACTACAGTACTGGCCATTTTCCTCCTCCGACTTGtataactggaaaaataataattccCCTTTTTCTGAAGACCCAGTCAGGCTGACCGCCTTGATTGAGTCAGTCTTGATTACCCACCAGCCCACCTGGGGTGATTGCCAACAGTTGCTGCAGACCTTGCTGACATCGGAGGAAAGGCAACGGGTCCTCCTAGAAGCCCGAAAGGCAGTCCGGGGGGCGGATGGACGCCTCACTCAACTACCTAATAAAATAGATGCCGCCTTTCCCCTTGAACGTCCCAACTGGGACTTCTCCACACAGGAAGGTAGGAATCACCTAACTCTCTATCGCCAGTTGCTCATAGCGGGTCTCCAAGGGGCAGGCCGGCGCCCCACCAATCTGGCCAAAGTAAAACAGGTATTACAGGGACCGGGAGAGACTCCCTCAGCATTCCTAGAACGACTCAAGGAAGCCTATCGCAGATACACCCCTTATGACCCAGAAGATCCAGGGCAAGAGACTAGCGTAGCTATGTCTTTTATTTGGCAATCTGCCCCGGATATTAAGCGCAGACTCAAACGACTAGAAAACTTGAGAGAAAATTCACTCAGAGACCTAGTCAAAGAGGCAGAAAGGATCTATAACAAGAGAGAGACTCCAGAAAAAAGATAG